A stretch of Blattabacterium cuenoti DNA encodes these proteins:
- the ybeY gene encoding rRNA maturation RNase YbeY has protein sequence MIKLFYEISNFHIKNESLFIEEIGILLNNEGMLVGNINYIFCNDDVLLNMNIKYLKNNSYTDVLAFNYSINKWISGDIFISINRVLYNSKRWNQFFMVELKRVMIHAVLHFLGYNDKNKPDKKIMKKKEEFYLNLFQF, from the coding sequence ATGATTAAATTATTTTATGAAATTTCTAATTTTCATATTAAAAATGAATCTTTATTTATTGAAGAAATTGGTATTTTATTAAATAATGAAGGAATGTTAGTTGGGAATATCAATTATATTTTTTGTAATGATGATGTACTTTTAAATATGAATATAAAATATTTAAAAAATAATTCGTATACAGATGTACTTGCATTTAACTATTCTATAAATAAATGGATATCCGGAGATATCTTTATTAGTATCAATCGTGTTTTATATAATTCTAAACGATGGAATCAATTTTTCATGGTTGAATTAAAACGTGTGATGATCCATGCTGTATTACATTTTTTAGGGTATAATGATAAAAATAAACCAGATAAAAAAATTATGAAAAAAAAAGAAGAGTTTTATTTAAATTTATTTCAATTTTAA
- the mnmG gene encoding tRNA uridine-5-carboxymethylaminomethyl(34) synthesis enzyme MnmG yields MFLYMYDVIVVGGGHAGAEAASASSRMGSKTLLITTNLQTIGKMSCNPAIGGIAKGQMIREIDALGGFSGIITDYSMIQFRMLNKSKGPAMWSPRAQCDRKLFSSYWRFYLEKNIKLDLYQDTVTSLIVKKNQVKGVKTYLGSKIHGKSVILTNGTFLNGKIHIGEKKINGGRLAEKEVKGITEQLTQSFGLRYGRMKTGTSPRVDGRSLNYKKMQSQNGDVPPQKFSFYKNTKKLKKQQKCYITYTNQKVHNFIQNNFNYSPVYTGNIQGISPRYCPSIEEKIFKFPDKEAHPIFVEPEGWNTVEVYINGFSTSFPEEIQYQSLKKISGFEKVKILKPGYAIEYDYFPPEQLKLTLESKIIENLFFAGQINGTTGYEEAAAQGLIAGINAHLKIYQEKPFIIKRNQAYIGVLIDDLITKGTEEPYRMFTSRAEYRMLLRQDNADERLTPLGYKIGLISEEKMILLNRKRSKIEKCMFFFKKKNLDPKVINPILQNKKSPIIYQYMKIETILSRSEIDIQDIMNIPFVMEEIKKNNFNQEILEQVSIRIKYKGYINREKENVKKLLKLESLKIPNSFNYKKIKSISLEAREKLDYYRPSSLEQASRISGVSPSDLSIILLYMGR; encoded by the coding sequence ATGTTTTTATATATGTATGATGTCATTGTAGTTGGAGGAGGACATGCTGGAGCAGAAGCTGCTTCTGCTTCCTCTCGTATGGGGTCCAAAACATTGCTTATTACTACTAATTTGCAAACTATAGGAAAAATGTCCTGCAATCCAGCTATAGGAGGAATTGCTAAAGGACAAATGATCAGAGAAATAGATGCTTTAGGTGGCTTTTCAGGGATTATTACTGATTATAGCATGATTCAATTTAGAATGCTAAATAAATCCAAAGGACCTGCTATGTGGAGTCCTAGAGCTCAATGTGATAGAAAATTATTTTCTAGTTATTGGAGATTTTATTTAGAAAAAAATATAAAACTGGATCTATATCAAGATACAGTAACATCTTTAATCGTAAAAAAAAATCAAGTAAAGGGAGTAAAAACTTATTTAGGATCAAAAATTCATGGAAAATCAGTGATACTTACTAACGGAACTTTTTTGAATGGAAAAATACATATTGGGGAAAAAAAAATAAATGGAGGAAGATTAGCCGAAAAAGAAGTTAAAGGGATTACGGAACAGTTAACTCAATCTTTTGGATTGAGATATGGAAGGATGAAAACAGGAACATCTCCAAGAGTAGATGGTCGTTCTTTAAATTATAAAAAAATGCAATCTCAAAATGGAGATGTTCCCCCCCAAAAATTTTCTTTTTATAAGAACACAAAAAAATTAAAAAAACAACAAAAATGTTATATAACTTATACAAATCAAAAAGTACATAATTTTATACAAAATAATTTTAATTATTCTCCAGTTTATACGGGAAATATTCAAGGTATAAGCCCTAGGTATTGTCCTTCTATAGAAGAAAAGATTTTTAAATTTCCTGATAAAGAAGCTCATCCTATTTTTGTGGAACCAGAAGGATGGAATACTGTAGAAGTATATATAAATGGGTTCTCTACTTCTTTTCCAGAAGAAATACAATATCAATCTTTAAAAAAAATTTCTGGATTTGAAAAAGTAAAGATATTAAAACCTGGATATGCTATTGAGTATGATTATTTTCCTCCAGAACAATTAAAACTTACTTTGGAAAGTAAAATTATAGAAAATTTATTTTTTGCTGGACAAATTAATGGAACTACTGGATATGAAGAAGCCGCGGCTCAAGGATTGATTGCCGGAATTAATGCTCATTTAAAAATTTATCAAGAAAAACCTTTTATTATAAAAAGAAATCAAGCTTATATTGGTGTTTTAATAGATGATCTGATTACAAAAGGAACAGAAGAACCTTATAGAATGTTTACTTCAAGAGCAGAATATAGAATGTTATTACGACAAGATAATGCAGATGAAAGATTGACCCCTTTAGGATATAAAATAGGTTTAATTTCAGAAGAAAAAATGATACTTCTAAATAGAAAAAGGTCTAAGATAGAAAAATGTATGTTTTTTTTTAAAAAAAAAAATTTAGATCCAAAAGTTATAAATCCTATTCTACAAAATAAAAAATCTCCAATCATATATCAATATATGAAAATTGAAACTATTTTATCTAGGTCTGAAATTGATATTCAAGATATTATGAACATTCCGTTTGTAATGGAAGAAATTAAAAAAAACAATTTTAATCAAGAAATATTAGAACAAGTTTCTATTAGAATAAAATATAAAGGATATATAAATAGAGAAAAAGAAAATGTTAAAAAACTATTAAAGTTAGAAAGTTTAAAAATTCCAAATAGTTTTAATTATAAAAAAATCAAATCTATTTCCTTAGAGGCAAGAGAAAAACTTGATTATTATCGTCCATCATCGTTGGAGCAAGCATCAAGAATTAGTGGAGTTTCTCCTTCAGATTTAAGTATTATTCTACTTTATATGGGTCGTTAG